In Cryptomeria japonica chromosome 10, Sugi_1.0, whole genome shotgun sequence, a genomic segment contains:
- the LOC131029862 gene encoding tabersonine-19-hydroxy-O-acetyltransferase-like, with translation MEATAQMEQITVKLLRVSTVAPAVQSCRQRMFLSNLDLFWLQTSKPQRLLFYRVLPANEYSSIVDSLKKSLSSVLVHFYPFAGQLVIGEISGRPEIDCNDGGVEFVEASMDIPFNDLEKEEFQHKPFLKTLVQIVHPSQRHENFNTPLLSIQNAAETYLFQNPRSTLGQCSNQNTRQR, from the exons ATGGAGGCAACTGCACAGATGGAACAAATAACGGTTAAACTACTGAGGGTATCCACAGTGGCTCCGGCTGTTCAATCCTGTAGGCAACGCATGTTCCTTTCCAACCTCGACCTGTTTTGGCTGCAAACCAGCAAACCTCAGAGGCTTCTCTTCTACAGAGTGTTGCCTGCAAATGAATATTCTTCAATTGTGGACAGCCTGAAGAAAAGCCTCTCTTCGGTTCTGGTTCATTTCTATCCATTTGCAGGACAGCTAGTCATTGGTGAAATATCAGGCCGACCAGAGATTGACTGCAACGATGGCGGAGTGGAATTTGTGGAAGCGTCAATGGATATACCTTTCAATGACCTGGAAAAAGAGGAATTTCAGCATAAACCCTTTCTCAAAACCCTTGTCCAAATTGTGCATCCTTCCCAGCGGCATGAAAATTTCAATACACCCCTTCTCTCAATTCAG AATGCAGCAGAAACATACCTATTTCAAAACCCCCGCTCCACATTAGGACAATGTTCAAACCAGAACACGAGACAACGGTAG